The following are encoded together in the Gadus chalcogrammus isolate NIFS_2021 chromosome 2, NIFS_Gcha_1.0, whole genome shotgun sequence genome:
- the smim22 gene encoding small integral membrane protein 22, whose protein sequence is MADLQEEFQDQFNDVVSRLESHQFFQSDWDIASFAVFFIFIGMVLLLVLLVLIRCCCCCCGDEKPRRRKVGIENMGLDS, encoded by the exons ATGGCTGACCTTCAAGAGGAGTTCCAGGACCAGTTCAACGATGTAGTCAGCAGGCTGGAGTCCCACCAGTTCTTCCAATCCGATTGGGACATAGCGTCTTTCGCCGTGTTTTTCATCTTCATCG GTATGGTTCTACTGCTCGTGCTCTTGGTCCTTAtccgttgctgctgctgttgctgtggCGATGAGAAG CCAAGAAGAAGGAAGGTTGGAATAGAAAACATGGGCCTGGATTCCTGA
- the rogdi gene encoding protein rogdi homolog translates to MLNPQRSLSEVPKMSAANQVERAVMEEEFNWLLKEEVHSVLKQLQDILKEASRRFSMPTTGLDGQVKQENFILGSTTMDQVKGVLTLQGEALAQADINLKVSKSSQVLHFQFRDDKQWKLQQIQDARNHVNQALQLLSSRDESYRFRTGAEVNKLMDAVMLQLARARNRLTTPASMTLPELATSGLMKMFSPPMPGDVMVNFYINLSKLCLAVYQLHVLQPNTTKNFKPAGSSVLHNPGSTFELNNHRFEVSHVHKVECVVPWLNDTLVFFTISLQLCQQLKDKISVFSSLWNYRPF, encoded by the exons ATGTTAAACCCTCAGAGGTCACTGTCCGAAGTGCCCAAGATGTCTGCTGCCAATCAGGTGGAGCGAGCAGTGATG GAGGAGGAATTCAACTGGCTACTGAAGGAAGAGGTACACTCTGTACTTAAGCAGCTGCAGGATATCCTCAAG GAGGCGTCCAGGCGCTTCTCCATGCCAACGACGGGCCTCGACGGCCAGGTCAAACAGGAGAACTTCATCCTCGGCAGCACAAC AATGGACCAGGTGAAAGGGGTGCTCACTCTTCAAGGAGAGGCTCTGGCCCAGGCA GACATAAACCTGAAAGTATCCAAAAGTAGCCAAGTTCTCCATTTTCAATTTCGGGACGACAAGCAGTGGAAACTGCAGCAG ATCCAAGACGCCAGGAACCACGTGAACCAAGCACTGCAGCTGCTGAGCAGCAGAGACGAGAGCTACCGCTTTAGAACCGGCGCGGAGGTCAACAAG CTCATGGATGCGGTGATGCTGCAGCTGGCGCGAGCACGCAACCGCCTCACCACCCCAGCCTCCATGACGCTGCCTGAGCTGGCGACCAGCGGCCTGATG AAAATGTTCTCCCCTCCGATGCCGGGGGACGTCATGGTGAACTTCTACATCAACCTCAGCAAGCTGTGTCTGGCCGTGTACCAGCTCCATGTGCTGCAGCCGAACACCACCAAG AATTTCAAGCCAGCCGGAAGCTCAGTGTTGCACAATCCTGGGTCCACGTT CGAGCTCAACAACCACCGGTTCGAGGTGAGCCACGTCCACAAGGTGGAGTGCGTGGTGCCCTGGCTCAACGACACGCTGGTCTTCTTCACCATCTCCCTGCAGCTCTGCCAGCAGCTCAAGGACAAA ATATCCGTGTTCTCAAGTCTGTGGAACTACAGACCCTTTTAA